The following are encoded together in the Candidatus Thorarchaeota archaeon genome:
- a CDS encoding tRNA pseudouridine(54/55) synthase Pus10 produces the protein MEDIPIETMLTASLRLLEGHPLCDGCMGRQFAWLGTGTSNEERGRSLKLVLTMTADRLIRTDLKEKGKNIISILAGNGMFESAKKLAAKNGVDYKESAYCHLCTLDGQSVFKRIPEIVQYCVERLARIEYDSFLVGSIPAPVLSEREDELRSVHGLLHGENLKSHFNRELGKHLQEALRKPVEFESPDIVVVFDMTQNLVRFQVKPLFIYGRYRKLVRGIPQSRWDCTVCGGAGCDECKGTGRRYPDSISEYIGIPAREAARAVDFKFHAAGREDIDVLMLGSGRPFVLELKRPRIRNIDLESLAREIVSRSEGRIEVSGLSVTRREMGQALKRDASVTVKEYFALMRVDRAVTEEELRAVEKALQGVDIDQRTPTRVAHRRSDLVRRKRVHDISLKPRTDGLIEVRLRVQGGTYVKELISGDEQRTQPSIAGLLGAVAECVELNVVAVHTETSNTSMGAIP, from the coding sequence ATGGAAGACATTCCAATCGAAACCATGCTGACCGCATCGCTCAGGCTCCTTGAGGGACATCCACTCTGTGACGGCTGCATGGGTAGGCAATTCGCTTGGCTTGGTACAGGTACATCTAATGAGGAGCGAGGAAGGTCGCTCAAGCTTGTCCTGACGATGACAGCAGATAGGCTGATTCGGACGGACTTGAAGGAGAAGGGGAAGAACATCATCTCTATCCTGGCCGGGAATGGAATGTTCGAGTCTGCCAAGAAGCTGGCGGCGAAGAACGGTGTGGACTACAAGGAGTCAGCATACTGTCACCTCTGTACGCTAGATGGTCAGAGCGTATTCAAGCGAATCCCGGAGATTGTCCAGTACTGTGTCGAGAGACTCGCAAGGATTGAATACGACAGCTTCCTGGTCGGGAGCATTCCAGCACCGGTTCTATCAGAAAGAGAAGACGAACTCAGGTCGGTGCACGGACTTCTTCACGGTGAGAACCTCAAATCACACTTCAATCGTGAACTGGGAAAACACCTGCAGGAAGCCCTGAGGAAACCAGTTGAGTTTGAGAGTCCCGACATCGTTGTCGTGTTCGACATGACACAGAATCTGGTCCGCTTTCAGGTGAAGCCCCTATTCATCTACGGCAGATACCGAAAACTAGTCAGAGGCATCCCCCAGTCCAGATGGGACTGTACCGTATGTGGTGGGGCGGGCTGCGACGAGTGCAAAGGTACGGGCCGGAGGTATCCGGACTCGATATCAGAGTACATTGGAATACCCGCAAGAGAGGCTGCAAGAGCCGTGGATTTCAAGTTCCATGCGGCAGGACGGGAGGACATAGACGTTCTAATGCTGGGCTCCGGACGACCATTTGTCCTTGAACTCAAACGTCCTAGGATACGGAACATTGACTTGGAATCCCTCGCGAGAGAGATTGTGTCAAGGTCAGAGGGAAGGATTGAAGTGAGCGGACTCTCAGTCACGCGCCGAGAAATGGGGCAGGCTCTGAAGAGAGATGCATCAGTGACTGTCAAGGAGTACTTCGCCTTGATGCGCGTAGATAGGGCTGTGACAGAAGAGGAACTCAGGGCAGTCGAGAAGGCATTACAGGGTGTGGACATCGACCAGAGAACTCCGACAAGGGTTGCCCATCGTCGAAGTGACTTGGTGAGGAGGAAGCGTGTTCATGACATATCACTGAAACCTCGAACCGATGGCCTAATCGAAGTGCGTCTCAGAGTACAGGGCGGCACCTACGTGAAGGAGCTAATCTCTGGCGATGAACAGAGAACACAGCCATCGATTGCAGGCCTGCTGGGGGCAGTGGCAGAGTGCGTGGAATTGAATGTTGTGGCAGTGCACACTGAAACCAGCAACACCAGCATGGGTGCCATTCCATAG
- a CDS encoding NAD(P)/FAD-dependent oxidoreductase, whose product MNGRIVVIGAGPTGLIAAHAAARGGHDVTVFEEHGVVGKPDHCAGLVSLTGLASLGLRPPSEVIDNKIVGARIHSPSGSSFMIERGRNEAVVLCRQAFDCWLATRAITAGAGVEVSSPIRGLIVKRGAVSGVYVGKDRLEREAGLVIDAEGFRGRLIHDVGMPTVKNQAKLPAYQYEVRSVDIEENIVELFYGRRIAPGFFAWIIPRGDGRARVGLAARNMTRARLDAAIRHHPVMRERLKGMTIERGLGGVVISGMPVKRTHMDGLLVVGDAAGMVKATTGGGIVMGGTAALLAGRTASEAMSADCVSSRDLVRYEDRWRGAIMSDLRSMYVAQKLLSSLSDKGLDALVSGISEHGLMEIVKREGDMDRQRRVIVGLMKKPKMLLTGVSVTRYLLPLG is encoded by the coding sequence TTGAACGGACGCATCGTTGTGATTGGAGCAGGACCAACAGGGTTGATTGCAGCCCACGCAGCTGCCAGAGGTGGTCATGATGTCACCGTCTTCGAAGAGCATGGTGTAGTCGGTAAGCCAGATCACTGTGCGGGTCTGGTGAGCCTTACAGGGTTGGCTTCGCTGGGCCTCAGACCGCCGAGTGAGGTCATAGATAACAAGATAGTCGGAGCCAGAATTCACTCGCCCTCTGGCAGCTCGTTCATGATAGAAAGAGGACGAAATGAAGCGGTGGTCCTCTGCCGGCAGGCGTTCGACTGCTGGCTTGCAACAAGAGCTATTACGGCTGGAGCAGGGGTAGAGGTCTCCAGTCCCATAAGAGGACTGATAGTGAAGAGGGGGGCGGTGTCTGGAGTCTACGTGGGCAAGGATAGACTGGAGAGAGAGGCAGGATTGGTAATCGACGCAGAGGGATTCAGAGGGCGACTAATCCACGATGTAGGAATGCCCACCGTGAAGAACCAGGCGAAGCTGCCCGCATATCAGTACGAGGTCAGGAGTGTTGACATTGAGGAGAACATCGTAGAGCTGTTCTACGGGCGCAGAATTGCCCCTGGCTTTTTCGCATGGATAATCCCACGTGGCGACGGCCGCGCGAGAGTTGGGCTCGCAGCACGAAACATGACAAGGGCTAGGCTCGATGCTGCCATTAGACACCATCCGGTAATGAGAGAGAGACTGAAGGGAATGACAATAGAGCGAGGGCTGGGTGGCGTTGTCATCTCTGGAATGCCAGTGAAACGCACACACATGGACGGACTTCTAGTCGTTGGTGATGCCGCAGGGATGGTCAAGGCAACCACCGGCGGCGGTATAGTGATGGGAGGTACGGCGGCACTTCTCGCAGGTCGAACCGCATCTGAAGCCATGTCTGCGGACTGCGTCTCGTCGAGAGACCTCGTGCGATACGAGGACCGCTGGAGAGGAGCCATCATGAGCGACCTTCGAAGTATGTACGTCGCTCAGAAACTGCTTTCCTCACTATCGGATAAGGGTCTGGACGCCTTGGTATCAGGCATAAGCGAACACGGTCTGATGGAGATTGTGAAGAGGGAGGGGGACATGGACCGGCAACGAAGAGTAATAGTGGGTCTGATGAAGAAACCCAAGATGCTTCTGACGGGGGTCTCGGTAACCAGGTATCTGTTGCCGCTGGGCTGA